In one Modestobacter sp. L9-4 genomic region, the following are encoded:
- a CDS encoding carbohydrate ABC transporter permease: MREPRWFVWSRRIGLSLLSLFALLPVWVMVTTSLKPLGDVQGEFRWFPSTVTLDAFVEMWRTIPLGRYFLNSLVVSLTASVASVALALLAAYAVSRYRFRGRQLFSVTVLSTQMFPGILFLLPLFVIFVNLGQQLGIDLYGSRPGLIITYLTFTLPFSVWMLVGYLDSVPRELDEAAAVDGNGPMGAFFRVVIPAAVPGIVAVLIYAFMTAWGEVLFASVLTDESTRTLAVGLQGYATQNNVYWNQIMAASLTVSAPVVVGFLLLQRYLVAGLTAGSVK; the protein is encoded by the coding sequence ATGCGTGAGCCGCGGTGGTTCGTGTGGTCGCGGCGGATCGGGCTCTCGTTGCTGAGCCTGTTCGCGCTGCTGCCGGTGTGGGTAATGGTCACCACGTCGCTCAAGCCGCTGGGCGACGTCCAGGGGGAGTTCCGCTGGTTCCCCTCCACGGTCACCCTCGACGCCTTCGTCGAGATGTGGCGCACCATCCCGCTGGGCCGCTACTTCCTCAACAGCCTGGTCGTGTCGCTGACCGCCTCGGTGGCCTCGGTCGCCCTGGCGCTGCTGGCCGCCTACGCGGTGAGCAGGTACCGGTTCCGCGGCCGCCAGCTGTTCTCGGTGACGGTGCTGTCGACCCAGATGTTCCCCGGGATCCTGTTCCTGCTGCCGCTGTTCGTGATCTTCGTGAACCTCGGCCAGCAGCTGGGCATCGACCTCTACGGCAGCCGGCCGGGGCTGATCATCACCTACCTGACCTTCACGCTGCCGTTCTCCGTCTGGATGCTCGTGGGCTACCTGGACTCGGTGCCCCGCGAGCTGGACGAGGCGGCCGCCGTCGACGGCAACGGCCCGATGGGCGCGTTCTTCCGGGTGGTCATCCCGGCCGCGGTGCCCGGCATCGTCGCCGTCCTGATCTACGCGTTCATGACCGCCTGGGGCGAGGTGCTGTTCGCCTCGGTGCTGACCGACGAGTCGACCCGCACCCTCGCCGTGGGCCTGCAGGGCTACGCGACCCAGAACAACGTCTACTGGAACCAGATCATGGCCGCCTCGCTCACCGTGAGCGCACCGGTCGTCGTCGGGTTCCTCCTGCTGCAGCGCTACCTCGTCGCCGGTCTCACGGCCGGCTCGGTGAAGTGA
- a CDS encoding bifunctional diguanylate cyclase/phosphodiesterase — protein sequence MARGTVRPQLPRDVATGEVAERAHADLVAGVLDALPSPTVLIDADGTMLLVNSAWRASGDLLADDRLRVGVGDNYFDVMLSLADDDANRSRVSELRALAAGERSLVAVDYSLRTVAGLRWFHLQASRADESGRVVVTHTDVTSRVAAEQASDRRARHDHLTDLPNRAHLHELIDAELHRPGRGPVSVLFLDADGFKDVNDTLGHEVGDQLLRELAARLSGSTRTLDTVGRLGGDEFVVLCRDCDVEGAVALAERFQRTFDEPFDLGERSTRLTVSIGVAGAPAVAEGLRSTDLVRDADLAMYAAKAAGRNRVRVFSPDLRSAVEQRVLVAAELREAIESDQLVLHYQPVLHLPTGEVTGVEALVRWQHPTRGLLAPCDFIPLAEQYGIVVPLTRWVLADAARQNVEWERAGMPLITGVNISAAHFATGTLVADVLDALTEAGLAPERLLLELTETSVAEDPLRAAAQFAQLRIAGVEVSIDDFGSGFSSLSQLVSIPAGVLKMDRSLIAATSSRRSESAAAIAAVVGLASACGMRSLAEGVETADQLALVTELGCAYAQGYFIARPMPAADVPGWLAGHRPDAVLSTQPA from the coding sequence GTGGCGCGAGGAACGGTCCGGCCGCAGCTGCCCCGCGACGTCGCGACCGGCGAGGTCGCCGAGCGGGCGCACGCGGACCTGGTGGCCGGCGTCCTGGACGCCCTGCCCTCACCCACCGTGCTCATCGACGCCGACGGCACGATGCTGCTGGTCAACTCCGCCTGGCGGGCCTCCGGCGACCTGCTGGCCGACGACCGGCTGCGGGTCGGCGTCGGCGACAACTACTTCGACGTCATGCTCAGCCTGGCCGACGACGACGCCAACCGCAGCCGTGTCTCCGAGCTGCGCGCACTGGCCGCCGGCGAGCGCTCCCTGGTCGCCGTCGACTACAGCCTGCGCACCGTCGCGGGACTGCGCTGGTTCCACCTGCAGGCCTCCCGCGCCGACGAGTCCGGCCGGGTGGTGGTGACCCACACCGACGTCACCTCCCGGGTCGCGGCCGAGCAGGCCTCGGACCGGCGCGCCCGGCACGACCACCTCACCGACCTGCCCAACCGCGCCCACCTGCACGAGCTCATCGACGCCGAGCTGCACCGGCCCGGCCGCGGCCCGGTGAGCGTGCTGTTCCTCGACGCCGACGGCTTCAAGGACGTCAACGACACCCTCGGCCACGAGGTCGGCGACCAGTTGCTGCGCGAGCTCGCCGCCCGGCTCAGCGGCAGCACCCGCACCCTGGACACCGTCGGGCGCCTCGGCGGCGACGAGTTCGTCGTGCTGTGCCGCGACTGCGACGTCGAGGGCGCGGTCGCCCTGGCCGAGCGGTTCCAGCGCACCTTCGACGAGCCCTTCGACCTCGGGGAGCGCTCCACCCGGCTCACCGTGAGCATCGGCGTGGCCGGCGCGCCCGCCGTCGCCGAGGGGCTGCGCTCCACCGACCTGGTCCGCGACGCCGACCTGGCGATGTACGCGGCGAAGGCGGCCGGCCGCAACCGGGTCCGGGTGTTCAGCCCCGACCTGCGCTCGGCGGTCGAGCAGCGCGTGCTGGTGGCTGCCGAGCTCCGCGAGGCCATCGAGTCCGACCAGCTGGTGCTGCACTACCAGCCGGTGCTCCACCTGCCCACCGGCGAGGTGACCGGCGTCGAGGCGCTCGTGCGCTGGCAGCACCCCACCCGCGGGCTGCTCGCGCCGTGCGACTTCATCCCGCTGGCCGAGCAGTACGGCATCGTCGTCCCGTTGACCCGGTGGGTGCTGGCCGACGCCGCCCGGCAGAACGTCGAGTGGGAGCGGGCCGGGATGCCGCTGATCACCGGCGTCAACATCAGCGCCGCCCACTTCGCCACCGGCACCCTGGTCGCCGACGTCCTCGACGCCCTCACCGAGGCCGGCCTGGCGCCGGAGCGGCTGCTGCTCGAGCTGACCGAGACCAGCGTCGCGGAGGACCCGCTGCGGGCCGCCGCCCAGTTCGCCCAGCTGCGCATCGCCGGCGTCGAGGTGTCGATCGACGACTTCGGCAGCGGCTTCTCCTCCCTCAGCCAGCTGGTCTCCATCCCGGCCGGGGTGCTCAAGATGGACCGCAGCCTCATCGCCGCCACCTCCTCCCGGCGCAGCGAGTCCGCCGCGGCCATCGCCGCCGTCGTCGGCCTGGCCTCGGCCTGCGGCATGCGCAGCCTGGCCGAGGGCGTCGAGACCGCCGACCAGCTCGCCCTGGTCACCGAGCTCGGCTGCGCCTACGCGCAGGGGTACTTCATCGCCCGCCCCATGCCGGCCGCCGACGTCCCCGGCTGGCTGGCCGGCCACCGCCCCGACGCCGTCCTGAGCACCCAGCCGGCCTGA
- a CDS encoding GH1 family beta-glucosidase, with protein sequence MSTPSLPADFRWGVATSAFQIEGAATADGRGPSIWDDFGRVPEAIEHGDTGDVACDSYHRWDDDLALMRELGVNSYRFSTAWPRIQPTGSGPVNAAGLDHYDRMVDDLLAAGIEPFPTLYHWDLPSALQHRGGWVARETAERFADYSGIVAARLGDRVTRWTTLNEPLCTAWIGHLEGRMAPGVRDLRSAVHAGYHQVLAHALGSAAIRAVAPAAQVGIVLNLSPIEPATDSEADAAAALRADGHVNRWWLDPVHGRGFPADMVDLYGVDLPELPGDPSLMAEPLDFLGVNYYFRQRITADPEIATLGFRQVPVPGAVTTALDWEVHPQGLADLLLRVAKEYDTPALLVTENGSAWHDTPGPDGVVDDPERTAFLVDHLAAVESAAAQGAPVQGYYAWSLMDNFEWAYGYWPRFGLARVDYETQERTLKRSGRTYARIVAEHTGRG encoded by the coding sequence GTGAGCACACCCTCCCTGCCCGCCGACTTCCGGTGGGGGGTGGCGACCTCGGCGTTCCAGATCGAGGGCGCCGCCACCGCCGACGGCCGCGGGCCCTCCATCTGGGACGACTTCGGCCGGGTGCCGGAGGCGATCGAGCACGGCGACACCGGTGACGTCGCCTGCGACTCCTACCACCGCTGGGACGACGACCTCGCCCTCATGCGCGAGCTCGGCGTCAACAGCTACCGGTTCTCCACCGCCTGGCCGCGCATCCAGCCCACCGGCTCCGGCCCGGTCAACGCCGCCGGGCTGGACCACTACGACCGGATGGTCGACGACCTGCTCGCCGCCGGCATCGAGCCGTTCCCGACGCTCTACCACTGGGACCTGCCCTCGGCGCTGCAGCACCGCGGCGGCTGGGTGGCCCGCGAGACCGCCGAGCGGTTCGCCGACTACTCCGGCATCGTCGCCGCCCGGCTGGGCGACCGGGTCACCCGGTGGACGACGCTGAACGAGCCGCTGTGCACCGCCTGGATCGGCCACCTCGAGGGCCGGATGGCCCCCGGCGTGCGCGACCTGCGCAGCGCGGTGCACGCCGGCTACCACCAGGTGCTGGCCCACGCGCTGGGCTCCGCGGCGATCCGGGCGGTGGCCCCGGCCGCCCAGGTCGGGATCGTGCTCAACCTCAGCCCGATCGAGCCGGCCACCGACAGCGAGGCCGACGCGGCTGCCGCGCTGCGGGCCGACGGGCACGTCAACCGCTGGTGGCTGGACCCGGTGCACGGTCGCGGCTTCCCCGCGGACATGGTCGACCTCTACGGCGTCGACCTCCCCGAGCTGCCCGGCGACCCGTCGCTGATGGCCGAGCCGCTGGACTTCCTGGGGGTGAACTACTACTTCCGGCAGCGCATCACCGCCGACCCGGAGATCGCCACCCTGGGGTTCCGGCAGGTGCCCGTGCCCGGCGCGGTCACCACCGCGCTGGACTGGGAGGTGCACCCGCAGGGCCTGGCCGACCTGCTGCTGCGCGTGGCCAAGGAGTACGACACCCCCGCGCTGCTGGTCACCGAGAACGGCTCGGCCTGGCACGACACCCCCGGCCCGGACGGCGTCGTCGACGACCCCGAGCGCACCGCGTTCCTGGTCGACCACCTCGCCGCGGTGGAGTCCGCGGCCGCCCAGGGGGCCCCGGTGCAGGGCTACTACGCCTGGTCGCTGATGGACAACTTCGAGTGGGCCTACGGCTACTGGCCGCGGTTCGGGCTGGCCCGGGTCGACTACGAGACGCAGGAGCGCACGCTCAAGCGCAGCGGCCGCACCTACGCCCGGATCGTCGCCGAGCACACCGGGCGGGGCTGA
- a CDS encoding carbohydrate ABC transporter permease, with product MITANPAPEAGTEARTGSTPVRAPRRRKKRQLLPYLLLLPVVVAELLIHIVPMFIGVGMSFLGLTQFFIRNWTKAPGAGLDNYRFVLQFDEASGKALLHSFWTTIQFTVIVLALSWALAMAAAVWTQHAFRGRGLVRTIFLIPYALPVFASVITWSFMLQRDNGMVNHVLVDQLHLTDERPFWLIGDHSFWALIVVEVWRLWPFAFLALTAGMSSIPAEQYEAAAIDGAGVLRSVRFVTLPNLRSVNQVLLLVLFLWTFNEFTVPYTFFGKSAPEQADLISMHIYQNSFVTWNFGTGSAMSVLLLLFLLAVTAVYLLLTRKKDVDA from the coding sequence GTGATCACGGCCAACCCGGCGCCTGAGGCCGGGACGGAGGCCCGCACCGGCAGCACGCCGGTGCGGGCCCCCCGCCGCCGCAAGAAGCGGCAGCTGCTGCCCTACCTGCTGCTGCTGCCCGTCGTCGTCGCCGAGCTGCTGATCCACATCGTCCCGATGTTCATCGGGGTCGGGATGAGCTTCCTGGGCCTCACCCAGTTCTTCATCCGGAACTGGACGAAGGCCCCCGGGGCGGGGCTGGACAACTACCGGTTCGTCCTGCAGTTCGACGAGGCGTCGGGCAAGGCCCTGCTGCACTCGTTCTGGACGACGATCCAGTTCACCGTGATCGTGCTGGCGCTGTCCTGGGCGCTGGCGATGGCCGCGGCGGTGTGGACCCAGCACGCCTTCCGCGGCCGCGGCCTGGTGCGCACGATCTTCCTCATCCCGTACGCGCTGCCGGTGTTCGCCTCGGTGATCACCTGGTCGTTCATGCTCCAGCGCGACAACGGGATGGTGAACCACGTCCTGGTCGACCAGCTGCACCTCACCGACGAGCGGCCGTTCTGGCTGATCGGCGACCACAGCTTCTGGGCGCTGATCGTGGTCGAGGTCTGGCGGCTGTGGCCCTTCGCCTTCCTCGCCCTGACCGCCGGCATGTCCTCCATCCCGGCCGAGCAGTACGAGGCGGCGGCCATCGACGGCGCCGGGGTGCTGCGCTCGGTGCGCTTCGTGACGCTGCCGAACCTGCGCAGCGTCAACCAGGTGCTGCTGCTGGTGCTGTTCCTGTGGACCTTCAACGAGTTCACGGTGCCGTACACGTTCTTCGGGAAGTCGGCGCCGGAGCAGGCGGACCTGATCTCGATGCACATCTACCAGAACTCGTTCGTGACCTGGAACTTCGGCACCGGGTCGGCGATGAGCGTGCTGCTCCTGCTCTTCCTGCTCGCCGTCACCGCGGTGTACCTGCTGCTGACGCGGAAGAAGGACGTCGATGCGTGA